A window of Syntrophorhabdaceae bacterium contains these coding sequences:
- a CDS encoding helix-turn-helix transcriptional regulator, translated as EIMSPFVRHMASKYADFTPREIVIADLIKKGKSTKEMSRLLTLSTRTIDIHRYNIRRKLNLNKRRVNLQTFLLSLA; from the coding sequence GAGATAATGTCTCCCTTCGTAAGGCATATGGCCTCGAAATATGCGGATTTTACGCCCCGCGAAATAGTTATTGCGGATCTGATAAAGAAAGGGAAGTCCACCAAGGAGATGTCCCGGCTCCTCACGCTTTCGACCCGCACCATCGACATACACCGCTATAATATAAGGCGGAAACTGAACTTAAATAAGAGAAGGGTGAACCTCCAGACTTTTCTCCTCTCCCTCGCCTGA